In the genome of Pseudomonas putida, one region contains:
- a CDS encoding chemotaxis protein CheW produces MKKSSAQGSEDPILQWVTFRLDNESYGINVMQVQEVLRYTEIAPVPGAPSYVLGIINLRGNVVTVIDTRQRFGLMPTEVTDNTRIVIIEADKQVVGILVDSVAEVVYLRQSEIETAPNVGNEESAKFIQGVCNKNGELLILVELDKMMTEEEWSELENI; encoded by the coding sequence ATGAAAAAGTCGTCTGCACAAGGTTCCGAAGATCCGATCCTGCAGTGGGTAACCTTCCGCCTGGACAACGAGTCCTATGGCATCAACGTCATGCAGGTGCAGGAAGTCCTGCGCTATACCGAGATCGCGCCAGTGCCGGGTGCGCCGAGCTACGTGCTGGGCATCATCAACCTGCGCGGCAACGTGGTCACGGTGATCGACACCCGTCAGCGTTTCGGCCTGATGCCGACCGAAGTCACCGACAACACCCGCATCGTCATCATCGAAGCGGACAAGCAAGTGGTCGGTATTCTGGTCGACAGCGTGGCTGAAGTGGTCTACCTGCGTCAGTCCGAGATCGAGACCGCGCCGAATGTCGGCAACGAAGAGTCGGCCAAGTTCATCCAGGGTGTGTGCAACAAGAACGGCGAGCTGCTGATCCTGGTCGAGCTGGACAAGATGATGACCGAGGAAGAGTGGTCCGAGCTGGAGAACATCTGA
- a CDS encoding protein-glutamate methylesterase/protein-glutamine glutaminase, with protein MAVKVLVVDDSGFFRRRVSEILSADPTIQVVGTATNGKEAIDQAIALKPDVITMDYEMPMMDGITAVRHIMQRCPTPVLMFSSLTHEGARVTLDALDAGAVDYLPKNFEDISRNPDKVRQLLCEKVHTISRSNRRFGGYATASPAPAPTSSFASPAPARAAAPAAPVSRPAAGSHSPAPKRKPYKLVAIGTSTGGPVALQRVLTQLPASFPAPIVLIQHMPAAFTKAFAERLDKLCKISVKEAEDGDMLRPGLALLAPGGKQMMIDGRGAVKILPGDERLNYKPCVDITFGSAAKSYGDKVLSVVLTGMGADGREGARLLKQGGSTVWAQDEASCVIYGMPMAIVKANLADAVYSLDEIGKHLVEACV; from the coding sequence ATGGCAGTCAAGGTCCTGGTGGTGGATGATTCCGGTTTCTTCCGCCGCCGCGTCTCGGAAATTCTCTCGGCCGACCCGACTATCCAGGTCGTGGGTACCGCGACCAATGGCAAGGAAGCGATCGACCAGGCAATCGCGCTCAAGCCGGATGTCATCACCATGGACTACGAAATGCCCATGATGGATGGCATCACGGCGGTGCGGCACATCATGCAGCGCTGCCCGACGCCGGTGCTGATGTTCTCCTCGCTGACCCATGAGGGCGCCCGGGTCACTCTCGATGCCCTCGATGCCGGCGCGGTGGACTACCTGCCGAAGAACTTCGAGGACATCTCGCGCAATCCGGACAAAGTGCGGCAGTTGCTGTGCGAGAAGGTCCACACCATCTCGCGCAGCAATCGCCGATTCGGCGGTTATGCCACTGCAAGCCCGGCGCCTGCGCCGACCAGCAGCTTCGCAAGCCCTGCGCCGGCACGGGCCGCGGCTCCTGCCGCGCCAGTGAGCCGTCCCGCGGCTGGTAGCCATTCCCCCGCCCCCAAGCGCAAGCCCTACAAGCTGGTGGCCATCGGCACGTCCACCGGCGGCCCGGTGGCACTGCAGCGCGTGTTGACACAGCTGCCGGCCAGCTTCCCGGCGCCGATCGTGCTGATCCAGCACATGCCTGCAGCGTTCACCAAGGCCTTTGCCGAGCGCCTGGACAAGCTGTGCAAGATCAGTGTCAAGGAAGCCGAGGATGGCGACATGCTGCGCCCGGGCCTGGCCCTGCTGGCCCCTGGTGGCAAGCAGATGATGATCGACGGCCGTGGCGCGGTGAAGATACTGCCGGGCGATGAGCGCTTGAACTACAAGCCCTGCGTGGACATCACCTTCGGTTCAGCGGCCAAGTCCTACGGCGACAAGGTGCTGTCGGTGGTCCTCACCGGTATGGGCGCAGACGGTCGCGAAGGTGCTCGCCTGCTCAAGCAAGGCGGCAGCACCGTCTGGGCCCAGGATGAAGCCAGCTGCGTGATCTATGGCATGCCGATGGCCATCGTCAAGGCCAACCTGGCCGACGCGGTGTACAGCCTGGACGAGATCGGCAAGCACCTGGTCGAGGCCTGCGTCTGA
- a CDS encoding EscU/YscU/HrcU family type III secretion system export apparatus switch protein, which yields MKDKQSRQAIALSYDGQQAPTLSAKGDDELAEAILAIAREHEVPIYENAELVRLLARLELGEQIPEALYLTIAEIIAFAWQLRGKVPVGFYDEPSAERDITPMLLRLPASPDITK from the coding sequence ATGAAAGACAAGCAATCACGCCAGGCCATTGCGCTGAGCTACGACGGCCAGCAGGCCCCGACCCTGAGCGCCAAAGGCGACGATGAGTTGGCCGAGGCCATCCTTGCAATCGCCCGCGAGCATGAAGTGCCAATCTACGAAAACGCCGAGCTGGTACGCCTGCTGGCGCGACTGGAACTGGGCGAGCAGATCCCCGAGGCGCTGTACCTGACCATCGCCGAAATCATCGCCTTCGCCTGGCAACTGAGGGGCAAAGTCCCTGTGGGCTTTTATGACGAACCATCCGCCGAGCGCGACATCACCCCGATGCTCCTGCGCCTGCCGGCCTCACCCGATATAACTAAGTAG
- the ccmA gene encoding cytochrome c biogenesis heme-transporting ATPase CcmA translates to MTLHLQAAGLACERDWRLLFEHLDFQLRPGDMLQISGPNGSGKTSLLRLLAGLMQPTAGQILLNGQPLVEQRHALASILLWIGHAAGIKDLLTAEENLAWLCALHQPATVEAIWQALEAVGLRGFEDVPCHTLSAGQQRRVALARLYLDCPPLWILDEPFTALDKQGVAQLEAHLAAHCEQGGTVVLTTHHNLERKPSGYRELNLGQWAA, encoded by the coding sequence GTGACCCTTCATCTCCAAGCCGCGGGCCTGGCCTGCGAGCGCGACTGGCGATTGCTCTTCGAGCATCTGGATTTCCAGTTGCGGCCCGGTGACATGCTGCAGATCAGTGGCCCAAACGGCAGTGGCAAGACAAGCCTGTTGCGTTTGCTGGCGGGTCTGATGCAGCCCACCGCGGGTCAGATCCTGCTCAATGGCCAACCGTTGGTCGAGCAGCGTCATGCCCTGGCCAGCATCCTGCTATGGATTGGTCACGCCGCCGGCATCAAGGACCTGCTCACCGCTGAAGAGAACCTCGCCTGGCTGTGCGCCTTGCATCAGCCCGCCACTGTCGAGGCCATTTGGCAGGCGTTGGAGGCCGTGGGCCTACGTGGGTTCGAGGATGTGCCCTGCCATACCCTGTCGGCCGGCCAGCAGCGCCGCGTGGCTTTGGCGCGCCTGTATCTGGACTGCCCCCCGCTGTGGATCCTCGACGAACCCTTCACGGCTCTGGACAAGCAAGGCGTTGCCCAACTGGAGGCCCACCTGGCGGCCCATTGCGAGCAGGGCGGCACCGTGGTGTTGACCACTCATCACAACCTCGAGCGCAAGCCATCGGGTTATCGAGAACTGAACCTGGGGCAGTGGGCGGCATGA
- a CDS encoding DUF2802 domain-containing protein: MIFEAAVVFLALLWALSLWFFLNYSKRQRELAAQQAQGDALRDQRIKDLAKRLDDYQNGTVRMGEAIHELRAVLAPLPEKLQQLEQRDPNSVTFTQAAKLVGMGASIDELTRTCGLTQAEAELMSKLHRGE, from the coding sequence TTGATTTTCGAGGCTGCTGTCGTTTTCCTGGCGCTGCTCTGGGCGCTGAGCCTGTGGTTCTTCCTCAACTACAGCAAGCGCCAGCGAGAGCTGGCGGCCCAGCAGGCCCAGGGTGATGCACTGCGTGACCAGCGCATCAAGGACTTGGCCAAGCGCCTGGATGACTACCAGAACGGTACTGTGCGCATGGGCGAGGCGATCCATGAGTTGCGCGCAGTGCTCGCGCCATTGCCGGAAAAGCTCCAGCAACTGGAACAGCGCGACCCCAACAGCGTGACGTTCACCCAGGCGGCCAAGCTGGTGGGCATGGGGGCCAGCATCGATGAGCTGACCCGCACCTGTGGCCTGACCCAGGCCGAGGCGGAGCTGATGAGCAAGCTGCATCGCGGCGAGTGA
- a CDS encoding dermonecrotic toxin domain-containing protein, with the protein MNPLSVNDAGVKYVRDHLSHFPRPDRAAAEAIRQWARGRGLSLDPDRCDVVVLHHQWRPGTGRVAVVAQKMTLTQAVLSNWQGESANDVIGSALGAPWAGAFPDTDRLTLVEQLDADKRHGIYNGLFQQTTPQKYTQSTHIQLPAEDFQHFIEHLDFHAAYRTMLDDYWASHQHSHRLSTKIAFIAACNKQVAEGSLSDAARRLVWRTAGLEHASPMPRTRMLNVYGYVSTDLPYLQDTSSGLTVLYIPGNSSPLREFANEGLMQDWFAEQCRDAAKRLALRQFFTLADTPDGLGYSGLDTALAGLGVYPELHRLDPDRPGFTRSGHWPAREYINYRADHYSPVLQGDLFAALTECQRQRSYDDADFIITSNDEVNKSRWREYLASAMNLLLPLTFVFPSLAPLLAAGGIAQFGLGLDQLLNARTQKQKAQGTADVVYGLFNALPLATRTLAKGAAMFRALSDDFIAPDVINGRWGYPLSPVSPPHLPAPDVAPYFHAPEPIAPLADGDQAISALVTRTPRYNGDFDQLSARIDGVRTDMAYNLERDVFTRLEHNDITPTGYVARVGSQDLVPVARGREATDSMRTASLRALGVDLPLPVDLPANPGADAAPIPKQVSCLWVGDKVIDSRLMANLASNAKRLRDSQYTLRLYLSNATPAVYAENQTLLAQYAPDLSVLPLEEQAFFRSFRQGSYYAQYQAALDGNGGVARNYASACDVLRYPMLYQEGGLYMDVDDYLLAPGEYPRVINGKPAGNPGEAIDTLALVTTGDGLLLAPPMANEKMSMYCLYNSSLIGSHPGNPTLLAISEEMRARYLAEPDFYDYRPTLAEDPAGFYRYAARLSHMTGPALLTDVVDQRLAPLKTLRQVMNLYGMPIDVGPFIDMGAYRNAIRQWLPLNRTARVGGFHSWARD; encoded by the coding sequence ATGAATCCGCTATCTGTAAACGACGCGGGCGTAAAATACGTTCGCGACCACCTGAGCCACTTTCCTCGTCCTGATCGCGCCGCCGCGGAGGCGATCCGCCAATGGGCGCGAGGCCGCGGGCTGTCCCTGGACCCGGACCGCTGCGACGTGGTGGTCCTGCACCACCAGTGGAGGCCAGGGACAGGCCGTGTCGCCGTCGTCGCGCAGAAAATGACACTGACCCAGGCCGTCCTGTCGAACTGGCAGGGTGAATCGGCCAATGACGTGATCGGGAGCGCCCTGGGTGCGCCTTGGGCCGGCGCCTTCCCCGACACCGACCGCCTCACGCTGGTCGAGCAGCTGGATGCCGACAAGCGCCATGGCATCTACAACGGGCTGTTCCAGCAGACCACACCGCAAAAGTACACCCAGTCCACCCACATCCAGCTGCCTGCCGAGGACTTCCAGCACTTCATCGAGCACCTGGATTTCCATGCCGCCTACCGGACGATGCTGGATGATTACTGGGCCTCGCACCAGCACAGCCACCGCCTGTCGACGAAGATCGCGTTCATCGCCGCCTGCAACAAACAGGTGGCCGAAGGCAGTCTGTCCGATGCCGCGCGTCGACTCGTATGGCGCACCGCCGGGCTGGAGCATGCCTCCCCAATGCCACGGACACGGATGCTGAATGTCTATGGCTACGTATCGACCGACCTGCCCTACCTTCAGGACACCTCCAGCGGCCTGACGGTGCTGTACATCCCAGGCAACAGCTCGCCACTGCGAGAATTCGCCAACGAAGGCCTGATGCAGGACTGGTTTGCCGAACAGTGCCGAGACGCAGCCAAGCGCCTGGCACTCAGGCAGTTCTTCACCCTTGCAGATACCCCCGACGGCCTCGGCTACAGCGGCCTGGACACCGCGCTAGCAGGCCTTGGCGTCTATCCCGAGCTCCACAGGCTAGACCCTGATCGCCCTGGTTTTACCCGCAGCGGCCATTGGCCTGCTCGTGAATACATCAACTATCGGGCAGACCATTACAGCCCGGTACTGCAAGGAGACCTGTTCGCTGCCCTGACCGAATGCCAACGGCAACGCAGCTATGACGATGCCGATTTCATCATCACCAGTAACGACGAAGTGAACAAAAGCCGCTGGCGAGAATACCTGGCGTCGGCCATGAACCTGCTACTGCCCCTGACGTTCGTCTTTCCAAGCCTTGCGCCTCTGCTCGCAGCCGGCGGCATCGCCCAGTTCGGCCTTGGCCTGGACCAACTGCTCAATGCCCGCACCCAGAAGCAGAAGGCCCAAGGCACCGCAGATGTGGTCTACGGCCTGTTCAATGCCCTGCCCCTGGCGACCCGCACCCTCGCCAAGGGCGCAGCCATGTTTCGCGCATTGAGTGATGATTTCATCGCGCCAGACGTTATCAACGGACGATGGGGCTACCCCCTGAGCCCGGTCAGCCCGCCACATCTGCCCGCGCCGGACGTCGCCCCTTACTTCCATGCCCCAGAGCCCATTGCTCCGTTGGCCGACGGTGACCAGGCGATCAGTGCCTTGGTCACCCGTACCCCCAGGTACAACGGCGACTTCGACCAGTTGAGCGCGCGCATCGACGGCGTCAGGACGGATATGGCCTACAACTTGGAGCGCGACGTTTTCACCAGGCTGGAACATAACGACATCACCCCTACCGGCTATGTCGCACGCGTCGGCAGCCAAGACCTGGTGCCGGTCGCAAGGGGGCGGGAAGCTACCGACAGCATGCGCACGGCCAGCCTGCGAGCCCTGGGCGTCGACCTGCCACTGCCGGTAGACCTGCCGGCTAACCCAGGCGCGGATGCCGCTCCCATTCCCAAGCAGGTCTCCTGCCTCTGGGTCGGCGACAAGGTCATCGATTCCAGGCTGATGGCCAACCTTGCCAGCAATGCCAAGCGCCTACGCGACAGCCAGTACACCCTGCGCCTGTACCTGTCGAATGCGACCCCTGCCGTGTATGCCGAAAACCAGACACTGCTCGCCCAATATGCACCAGACCTAAGCGTGCTTCCCCTGGAGGAGCAAGCGTTCTTCCGCTCGTTTCGCCAGGGCAGTTACTACGCCCAGTACCAGGCCGCCCTGGACGGCAACGGCGGCGTTGCGCGCAACTACGCGTCGGCGTGCGACGTGTTGCGCTACCCGATGCTGTATCAGGAGGGCGGGTTGTACATGGATGTGGACGACTACCTGCTGGCACCGGGCGAGTACCCCCGCGTGATCAACGGCAAACCGGCAGGCAACCCGGGCGAAGCGATCGACACGCTGGCGCTCGTCACCACTGGCGACGGCCTGCTGCTCGCCCCGCCCATGGCCAACGAAAAGATGAGCATGTACTGCCTGTACAACTCCAGCCTCATCGGCAGCCACCCCGGCAACCCGACCTTGCTGGCGATCTCCGAGGAGATGCGTGCGCGATACCTGGCAGAGCCGGACTTCTATGACTACAGGCCCACCCTGGCCGAAGACCCCGCTGGCTTCTACCGTTATGCCGCGCGCCTGAGCCACATGACCGGACCGGCGCTGCTCACCGATGTGGTCGATCAGCGGCTCGCGCCCCTGAAGACCCTGCGACAGGTCATGAACCTCTATGGCATGCCGATCGATGTAGGGCCTTTCATCGACATGGGGGCCTACCGCAACGCGATACGCCAATGGCTGCCACTGAACCGCACGGCCAGAGTCGGCGGGTTCCATTCCTGGGCCAGGGACTGA
- a CDS encoding ParA family protein: MRVWAVANQKGGVGKTTTTIALAGLLAEAGKRVVVVDLDPHGSMTSYFGHNPDALEHSCYDLFLHKGTVPEGLPGQLLLPTSDERISLLPSSTALAVLERQSPGQSGLGLVIAKSLAQLWQDFDFALIDSPPLLGVLMVNALAASQQLVIPVQTEFLAVKGLERMVGTLAMVNRSRRQALPYQIVPTLFDRRTQASLGTLKVLRDSYGEQVWQGYIPVDTRLRDASRAGVTPSQFDGKSRGLIAYRALLKHLLTYKPALQVA, from the coding sequence ATGAGAGTCTGGGCAGTAGCCAATCAAAAAGGTGGCGTCGGCAAGACCACCACCACCATCGCCTTGGCCGGGTTGCTGGCCGAAGCGGGAAAACGCGTGGTCGTGGTGGACCTCGACCCACACGGCTCGATGACCAGCTACTTCGGGCACAACCCTGATGCCTTGGAGCACAGCTGCTACGACCTGTTCCTGCACAAAGGCACGGTGCCTGAAGGCCTGCCGGGGCAATTGTTGCTGCCCACCAGCGACGAGCGTATCTCGCTGCTGCCTTCGAGCACCGCATTGGCCGTGCTCGAGCGCCAGTCGCCGGGACAGAGCGGCTTGGGGCTGGTGATCGCCAAGAGTCTGGCGCAGCTGTGGCAGGATTTCGACTTCGCCCTGATCGACAGCCCGCCGCTGTTGGGTGTGCTGATGGTCAACGCCCTGGCCGCGAGCCAGCAGTTGGTGATCCCGGTGCAGACCGAGTTCCTGGCGGTCAAAGGCCTGGAGCGCATGGTCGGTACCCTGGCCATGGTCAACCGCTCGCGGCGCCAGGCGCTGCCCTACCAGATCGTGCCGACCTTGTTCGACCGGCGCACCCAGGCGTCCCTGGGCACGCTCAAGGTCTTGCGGGACAGCTATGGCGAGCAGGTCTGGCAAGGCTACATCCCGGTCGACACGCGCCTGCGCGATGCCAGCCGAGCAGGGGTCACACCTTCGCAGTTCGATGGCAAGAGCCGGGGGCTGATCGCCTACCGGGCGTTGCTCAAGCATTTGTTGACCTACAAACCCGCATTGCAGGTGGCCTGA
- a CDS encoding flagellar hook-length control protein FliK codes for MTEINSLSAQTALSLQAGKAAVTGELLRLLQPQPGLMAPGEAARAEVLSLRQVGLDFQLLLRLTLANGNQTQLQASASQPLPPGSQVTVTQTDSNRLGILVQQANANNIATLTQLDTAKVPVGTLLQGKVLTSQLLPQNPGEVASFRSLVSLLNSAQAGATLTIDSPRPLAVGSLLSALVQGDQSLRFVPLSGRQDQLAIAQQLATQQSRQASLSGLLNAVQQIANNPDANAELKASAERLLASLPDARQLGDAKALAQALNNSGAFLEAKLLGGAATGLAPDLKAQVIRLVAQAFPDLPASALQSPATAGALAQAFPALARSALGMLDRNCPRPQPGGFPLPSRLLQSLEAEGDLQQLLRLAAAAISRLQSHQLASLQQTGVTENGNLQTTWQTEIPIRHGQDFVPLQIKLQQEETPEQQTDPGRHERDPLESLWRIELAFDLPPLGPLQVQAQLSQGRLSGQLWAEHPHTAQLIDRQLGELRERLVARGLDVGDLECHPGTPPHGPRTRLEQRWVDENA; via the coding sequence ATGACTGAAATCAATAGTCTCAGCGCACAAACCGCGTTAAGCCTCCAAGCGGGCAAGGCGGCGGTTACCGGCGAGCTGCTGCGCCTGTTGCAGCCGCAGCCGGGCCTGATGGCACCGGGCGAGGCCGCCCGGGCTGAGGTATTGTCCCTGCGCCAGGTGGGACTGGACTTTCAACTGCTGCTACGCCTGACCTTGGCCAACGGCAACCAGACCCAACTGCAGGCCAGCGCCAGCCAGCCCCTGCCCCCGGGCAGCCAGGTGACCGTCACCCAGACCGACAGCAACCGTCTGGGCATCCTGGTGCAACAGGCCAACGCCAACAACATCGCGACCCTCACCCAGCTCGACACCGCGAAGGTTCCCGTCGGGACCCTGCTGCAAGGTAAAGTCCTGACCAGCCAGTTGTTGCCGCAGAATCCCGGCGAGGTTGCCAGCTTCCGCTCACTGGTCAGTCTGCTCAACAGCGCCCAGGCCGGTGCCACCCTGACCATCGACAGCCCCCGCCCACTGGCGGTGGGCAGCCTGCTCAGCGCGCTGGTGCAGGGCGACCAGTCGTTGCGTTTCGTGCCTTTGAGCGGCCGTCAGGACCAACTGGCGATTGCCCAACAGCTCGCGACCCAGCAAAGCCGCCAGGCGTCGTTGTCTGGCCTGCTCAATGCCGTTCAGCAAATCGCCAACAACCCCGACGCCAATGCCGAGCTCAAGGCCAGCGCCGAGCGCCTGCTGGCCAGCCTGCCGGATGCCCGCCAGCTCGGCGATGCCAAGGCCCTCGCCCAGGCCCTGAACAACAGCGGCGCGTTCCTCGAGGCCAAGCTGCTTGGCGGCGCGGCGACAGGCCTTGCGCCAGACCTCAAGGCACAGGTGATCCGCTTGGTGGCCCAAGCGTTTCCCGACCTGCCTGCCAGCGCGCTGCAAAGCCCGGCAACGGCTGGCGCGCTTGCCCAGGCATTCCCGGCCTTGGCCCGTAGCGCCTTGGGCATGCTCGACCGAAACTGCCCCAGACCCCAACCCGGGGGCTTTCCCCTACCTTCACGCCTGCTACAGAGCCTGGAAGCCGAAGGCGATCTGCAGCAGTTACTGCGCCTGGCCGCCGCCGCCATCTCACGCCTGCAAAGCCACCAGTTGGCCAGCCTGCAGCAGACCGGCGTCACTGAGAACGGCAACCTGCAGACCACCTGGCAGACCGAGATCCCCATCCGCCATGGCCAGGATTTCGTGCCGTTGCAGATCAAGCTGCAACAAGAGGAAACCCCGGAGCAACAGACCGACCCTGGGCGCCACGAGCGCGATCCGCTGGAGTCGCTGTGGCGTATCGAGCTGGCGTTCGACCTCCCTCCCCTTGGCCCGCTGCAGGTCCAGGCTCAACTGAGCCAGGGCCGGTTGTCCGGACAGCTGTGGGCGGAGCATCCACATACCGCGCAACTGATCGACCGTCAGTTGGGCGAGTTGCGCGAGCGCCTGGTGGCCCGCGGCCTGGATGTCGGCGACCTGGAATGCCACCCGGGCACGCCTCCACACGGGCCGCGCACACGGCTGGAACAACGCTGGGTGGACGAAAACGCATGA
- the motD gene encoding flagellar motor protein MotD: protein MARRRHTEEHENHERWLVSYADFITLLFAFFVVMYSISSINEGKYKVISQALLGVFNDPERSMKPIPIGDEHPLSVRPAEPLIKDSEQTDAGLAQSNADPLKTISDDVRDAFGDLIKSDQMTVRGNELWIEIELNSSLLFGSGDAMPSDTAFSIIEKVANILKPYANPVHVEGFTDNLPIRTAQYPTNWELSSARAASIVRLLAMNGVNPARMASVGYGEYQPVASNATAEGRARNRRVVLVISRNLEVRRSLTGSGSANATPDAALRRAGTQTAPTTPAPAVGG, encoded by the coding sequence ATGGCCCGCCGTCGTCACACCGAGGAACACGAGAACCACGAACGCTGGCTGGTGTCGTACGCCGACTTCATCACCTTGCTGTTCGCCTTCTTCGTGGTCATGTATTCGATTTCTTCGATCAACGAGGGCAAGTACAAGGTCATCTCCCAGGCCCTGCTCGGCGTGTTCAATGACCCCGAGCGCAGCATGAAACCCATCCCTATCGGCGATGAGCACCCGCTCAGCGTCAGGCCCGCCGAGCCGCTGATCAAAGACAGCGAGCAGACCGACGCGGGCCTGGCCCAGAGCAATGCCGACCCGCTGAAGACGATCAGCGATGATGTGCGCGACGCCTTTGGCGACCTGATCAAGTCCGACCAGATGACCGTGCGCGGCAATGAACTGTGGATCGAGATCGAACTCAACTCCTCGCTGCTGTTCGGCAGTGGCGATGCCATGCCCAGCGACACGGCGTTCTCGATCATCGAGAAGGTGGCCAACATCCTCAAGCCTTACGCTAACCCGGTGCATGTCGAAGGGTTCACCGACAACTTGCCGATCCGTACTGCCCAGTACCCGACCAACTGGGAGCTGTCATCGGCCCGGGCGGCGAGCATCGTCCGCCTGCTGGCGATGAACGGCGTTAACCCGGCGCGTATGGCCTCTGTGGGCTATGGCGAGTACCAACCGGTGGCCAGCAACGCGACGGCCGAGGGCAGGGCTCGCAACCGTCGGGTGGTGCTGGTGATTTCCCGCAACCTGGAAGTACGCCGCAGCCTGACCGGATCGGGCAGTGCCAATGCCACGCCAGACGCGGCCTTGCGACGGGCTGGCACACAAACTGCACCGACAACGCCTGCACCGGCAGTTGGGGGCTGA
- a CDS encoding CheW domain-containing protein, which yields MNPARQTTTKPQMALQSYLDGLLQEATEELDAPRAPVEEAIVDEFAAAVREEQARDAERQATATPVAARPFAEPSVVVAVLPTVLKPVEVVPEPVAVVVEPETPMAEAQAIEPVAPLVDVYLPAANPPVPPATVDGRPAWAAEPFECLLFDVAGLTLAVPLVCLGSIYSLAGQELTPLFGQPDWFLGILTCQAGNLKVLDTARWVMPDRYRDDFRQGLQYVISVQGYEWGLAVHQVSRSLRLDPAEIKWRSQRGQRPWLAGTVIEHMCALLDVAELAELIASGAVKQMHAKHQ from the coding sequence ATGAACCCAGCACGGCAGACCACCACCAAGCCGCAGATGGCTTTGCAGTCCTACCTCGATGGCCTGTTGCAGGAGGCCACCGAGGAACTCGATGCGCCGCGAGCACCGGTCGAAGAGGCGATCGTCGATGAGTTCGCCGCCGCAGTGCGTGAGGAGCAGGCCAGGGACGCCGAGCGTCAGGCCACTGCGACACCGGTTGCGGCACGGCCCTTCGCCGAGCCGAGCGTTGTTGTTGCGGTGTTGCCAACGGTCCTGAAACCGGTCGAGGTGGTGCCGGAGCCTGTGGCCGTCGTGGTCGAGCCCGAAACGCCCATGGCCGAGGCCCAGGCGATCGAGCCGGTAGCGCCCTTGGTAGATGTGTACCTGCCGGCCGCCAACCCGCCGGTGCCACCGGCGACGGTGGACGGTCGCCCGGCTTGGGCGGCGGAGCCTTTCGAGTGCCTGCTGTTCGATGTCGCGGGCCTGACCCTGGCGGTGCCGTTGGTCTGCCTGGGCTCGATCTACAGTCTGGCGGGTCAGGAGCTGACGCCGCTGTTCGGCCAGCCGGACTGGTTCCTGGGCATCCTCACTTGCCAGGCGGGCAATCTCAAGGTTCTGGATACCGCGCGCTGGGTCATGCCCGACCGCTACCGCGACGACTTCCGCCAGGGCCTGCAGTACGTTATTTCCGTTCAGGGCTATGAGTGGGGGCTGGCTGTGCATCAGGTCAGCCGCTCTCTGCGCCTGGACCCGGCCGAGATCAAGTGGCGCAGCCAGCGTGGCCAGCGCCCCTGGCTGGCCGGCACGGTGATCGAACACATGTGCGCCTTGCTCGATGTCGCCGAACTGGCCGAGCTGATCGCCAGCGGCGCCGTCAAGCAGATGCATGCCAAACACCAATGA
- a CDS encoding flagellar motor protein translates to MDVLSLIGLILAFVAIVGGNFLEGGHVGALLNGPAALIVLGGTLAAALLQSPLSAFKRALQILRWIFFPPRVDLPGGIDRVVNWSLTARKEGLLGLEGVADAEPDPYARKGLQLLVDGAEPESIRSILEVDFLTQESRDIQAAKVFESMGGYAPTIGIIGAVMGLIHVMGNLADPSQLGNGIAVAFVATIYGVASANLILLPIANKLKAIALRQSRYREMLLEGLLSIAEGENPRSIELKLQGFME, encoded by the coding sequence ATGGATGTCCTGAGCCTGATTGGCCTGATCCTCGCGTTCGTCGCCATCGTCGGCGGCAACTTCCTGGAAGGCGGCCATGTCGGTGCCTTGCTCAACGGCCCGGCTGCCTTGATCGTGCTGGGCGGTACCCTGGCGGCGGCGCTGCTGCAGTCGCCGCTGTCGGCCTTCAAGCGGGCGCTGCAGATCCTGCGTTGGATCTTCTTCCCGCCGCGCGTTGATCTGCCGGGCGGTATCGACCGGGTCGTCAACTGGAGCCTGACCGCGCGCAAGGAAGGCCTGCTGGGCCTTGAAGGGGTGGCGGATGCCGAGCCCGATCCCTATGCGCGCAAGGGCCTGCAACTGCTGGTGGACGGCGCGGAGCCCGAGTCGATCCGCAGTATCCTCGAGGTCGACTTCCTGACCCAGGAGAGCCGCGATATCCAGGCTGCCAAGGTGTTCGAGAGCATGGGCGGCTACGCGCCGACCATCGGCATCATCGGCGCGGTCATGGGCTTGATCCATGTGATGGGCAACCTGGCCGACCCGTCGCAGTTGGGCAATGGCATCGCCGTGGCCTTCGTTGCCACCATCTACGGCGTGGCCAGCGCCAACCTGATCCTGCTGCCGATCGCCAACAAGCTCAAGGCCATCGCGCTGCGCCAGTCGCGCTACCGCGAGATGCTGCTCGAAGGCCTGCTGTCGATCGCTGAAGGGGAGAACCCACGCTCGATCGAGCTGAAGCTGCAAGGCTTCATGGAGTAA